Sequence from the Maribellus comscasis genome:
GACGGAGCAAAAAAATCAAAGCTTGCATCTTTCTGGGCCAACAAAATGCTTTTAAACTCAAAGAATCCCAAAGGCGATAAATTTGATCCGGTTGAAATTTATTATGAAAGAGACGTGGAGCGTTCGATAATCAATTATTGGTGGAAATCGATATTAACAGGTGCAAAAGAAGCTCTTGGTATAGAAAAAGAAAATTCAAAAGACTAAATATTTTGTTTATATGAACTGTTACAAGCCCCGTTTGTTTGACAAGTAGCCATTATTATTCAACGGATTTTAACTAATTTTGACATAGTAACATAATTTTAGACCATGAAATACATTCTTAGCAAACTGGCAATATTAGCTTTTGTAGTATATCTGCTTTCAGCCTGCGATCTCGTAGACAACGGCGGAGGCGATGAGCCGGCTGATAGTTTTCTGACAGGTTATGAGCAGGTGAATACTTTTATTCCGTTAACTATAAATCTGGCCTTAGATCAGATTCCCGGTGATTATCCGGAACTGGACTATATTAAAGAAAAAGTTCAGCATGGAGTACTTGTTTATAAAATTACTTACAACACTTCGTTTGAAGGCCAGCTAAAATCAGCATCTGGTTTGGTTTGTATACCCACAGGCGAAGGCTCCTTTCCGATAATGAGTTACCAAAACGGAACCAATACATTAAACAGCAATGCGCCGTCAGAAAATCCCGATTACGAACTTTATCTTTTGCTCGAAGCAGTTGCGTCAACGGGTTTTGTAGTCGTAATTCCGGATTATCTTGGTTTTGGTGAGTCATCGGATATGTTTCATCCTTACCTTGATAAAGAATCGTCAAATAAATCTGTTTTAGATATGCTCCGCGCTGCACAGGAACTTGCCGAAAATCATATTGATACAGAGCTAAGCGGTGATTTGTACATCGCCGGTTATTCTCAAGGCGGATGGGCAACACTTCAACTCCAGAAAGAAATTGAAAACAAATACTCCGGAGAGTTTAACCTGAAAGCAAGCGCATGTGGAGCAGGCCCGTATGATCTAAATTATATTAACGAGTACATTACAGCGCAAACGACCTATCCTATGCCCTATTATCTGGGATATATGTTCAACAGTTATGTGAATCTGGGAGATATTACAACACCCGTTGACGAGGTTTTTAAGGAACCTTATGCCTCAAAGATTTTGAGTTTGTATGATGGGTCAAAATCAGGTGAAGAAATTAATGCAGAACTAACAACAAATATAAGCAACTTGCTTACAGCCAACTATATTTCAAACTTCGAAACTGACGAACAATATGCGTCGGTTGTTAGTACCCTGGAAGTGAACAGTATCTCGGCCTGGGCAACAACAACACCTACGCTTTTGATTCACGGCCTGGCTGATAGTTATGTACCGTCAAAAGTTTCCACCGACATTTACCAGGAATTTTTATCTCTTGGTGTTAGCCTCAATCA
This genomic interval carries:
- a CDS encoding alpha/beta hydrolase family protein, coding for MKYILSKLAILAFVVYLLSACDLVDNGGGDEPADSFLTGYEQVNTFIPLTINLALDQIPGDYPELDYIKEKVQHGVLVYKITYNTSFEGQLKSASGLVCIPTGEGSFPIMSYQNGTNTLNSNAPSENPDYELYLLLEAVASTGFVVVIPDYLGFGESSDMFHPYLDKESSNKSVLDMLRAAQELAENHIDTELSGDLYIAGYSQGGWATLQLQKEIENKYSGEFNLKASACGAGPYDLNYINEYITAQTTYPMPYYLGYMFNSYVNLGDITTPVDEVFKEPYASKILSLYDGSKSGEEINAELTTNISNLLTANYISNFETDEQYASVVSTLEVNSISAWATTTPTLLIHGLADSYVPSKVSTDIYQEFLSLGVSLNQVTWLGLPETDHIGGIVPSGLASVSWFLQLEEEADPSE